The Novosphingobium terrae genome segment CCGCCCCGAGTGGGAAAAGAAGTTCGCTGAAAAGCGCCTTCCCATCGTCGGCGACGACATCAAGGCTCAGGTCGGTGCCACCATCGTGCACCGCGTGCTCTCCAGCCTGTTCGCCGCCCGCGGCGTGACCGTGGAGCGCACCTACCAGCTCAACACCGGTGGCAACACCGACTTCATGAACATGCTCGACCGCCAGCGTCTGGGTTCCAAGAAGGAATCGAAGACCGAAGCCGTGCAGGCCATGCTGGCCACGCGCCTGGAAGACGAGAACATCCACGTCGGCCCCTCGGACTATGTTCCCTGGCAGAAGGACAACAAGCTGTGCTTCCTCCGTCTGGAAGGCGCACAGTGGGGCAACGTGCCCATGAACCTGGAGCTGCGCCTCTCGGTTGAAGACAGCCCCAACTCGGCCGCCTGCGTGATGGACGCCATCCGCTGCTGCAAGGTCGCGCTGGAGCGCGGTGAGGGCGGCGCCCTGACCGGCCCCTCGGCCTACTTCTGCAAGCACCCGCCGGTGCAGTTCAGCGACGATGTCGCCGCGCAGATGGTCGAAAGCTACATCGCTGACCCGGCCATCGCTGCCGAGTAAGCCTTGCGCTTTTGAAGAACATGACGCCGGTTGGGATTGCCCAGCCGGCGTTTTGTTTTTCAGGGGATGGAAGAAGGAAGATGCGAGGGGGTTACCCCCTCGCGCTCCCATGACGTCTTCCGACGAGAGGCTGATGGTTCCGCATCGTGGCGCACAGTCTCTCCACCTGCGCAGCCTAAGGCGCCGCAGGCTCCAAAACCTTTTCTGCCTGCGGCGCTTTGAGCCCATGCACCCCGGCCTAGTCAGGGCGCAACGCAGACACTAAAGGGAGCGCGAGGGTTATGACCCTCGCATTTTCACTTTTCTTGCAACGTACCGGAAACCCATGGACGCCCTGATCATCGCCGCCGGCTACGGCAGCCGCCTTGCCGACATTTCGCCCAGCAAGCCGCTGACCCCCATCGCAGGCATCCCCTTGATCGAACTGGGCATCCGCAACGCCAAGGCCGCGGGTGCGGGCAAGGTGGTGGTGGTGACAGGCCACGCGGCAGATCGCCTCGAAGGCGCACTGCCCGCTCTGTCCGACCGCGTGGGCATCGCCGTGGAGCCGGTGCGAATCGGTGACTGGTCCAAGCCCAACGGCTGGTCCGTGATGGCCGGGGCCGAGCATATCGCGGGCGACTATCTGCTGATGATGGCCGACCATATCTTCGCCCCCTCGATCCTCCAGCGCCTTGCCAAACAGGGCGGGGCGGATCGTGGCGTGACTCTGGCCGTCGATCAGCGCATCGACAGCCCGCTGATCGATCCCGACGACGCCACATGGGTGGAAACCGACGAGAAGGGCTTCATTCAGGCCATCGGCAAGACGATTCCCATCTGGAACGTGGTGGACTGCGGCGCCTTCCTCGCCACGCCGGAACTGGCCGCCGCGATCGGCGAGGCCATCGCTCAGGGCAAGGGCGGCAGCCTGTCGGAAGGCATGCAGGTTCTGGCCAACCGAGGCCGCGCCGCCACCTTCGATATCGGCGAGGATGAGAACGACGCGTGGTGGATGGATGTCGACGATCCCCGCGCGCATGAACTGGCCGAGGCTTTGGCGCCCCGGTATCTGGCCGGGTATTTTCAGGGGTAAAAAGGTGAATGCGAGGGTCATAACCCTCGCGCTCCCTTTAATGTCTGCGTTGCGCCAAGGGTTCAGCCTCGCGCATGGCTTGCCGCGCCGCAGGCAGAAAGCCAAAGCCTGCGGCGCCTCAGCTCGCGCAGGTGGAGAGCCAAGGCGCACGGATCGGGCGCCACCGCCCAGGCGTCGGAAGACGTAATGGGAGCGCGAGGGGGTAACCCCCTCGCATTTTCACTTTATCCCTTAGGGATACTTCATCTTGATGTGCGACGTCAGCCCATCACGCGTCACATTCAGACGCACGGAGCTGAACGTCGGCAACCCCAGCAGCGTCGGCGGATTGTTCGAAAAACCATACCCCTCGGCAGGCATCTTGAAGCTGGTCAGATCGAACTTCTGGTTCGAGTTCTCATCATGATACAGCGCCAACACCCAGACCCCGGTTTTCGGCAGGTAGATGCAGGTGTTGGTCGTACCGGCCACAGCCTTGGTGCGTCCCACATAGAGCGAGCCGTGCTTCACGAGGAACTTACTGGAATCATCGCTGTAAAGCGTGATGGCGATCTGGCCCTGATCGTTGCGCACATTCTCCACCACCACATTGATCCAATGCGGGCTGGCGGGGCCGGTGCATCCCGGAGGCGCTCCATCGGCCAGAGCCGGAGTAGCAGGCAAGGCGGCTGCGAAAGCCACAGCGGCAGCTGCAACACGCAGCCGGCGGGCGAGCAGGGGGAAGGGCGAAAAAGGCATCCGGTCTGGCATCCAGTCGAGCGAGCAACACTGCCCCACCGCGCGAGCGAGGGGCCACAACAGGGTTAACCTTCCTGCCATCCCCCCCGGGCTGACTGGTCGGGCGGGGCAATACAGGAGGTCAGCCTGTGGTGCCAGCACTTCTTGGCAACAGTGTGGCAACGTAATTCCCCTTAAACGCCCGTCACTTGGGGCTCTGTGACGCGTAACTGTGTGGAAAATGGCGGGGTCGGCGCTTGAGTGGCTGCGAATCGGGGGTTAAGCCAAGTCGATTTCCGTCAAGAGCATTACCCTGTCATGACCATTCCCCTGATTGCTCCCTCGATCCTTTCGGCCGATTTCGCGCGGCTGGGCGAGGAAGTGCGCGCCATCGACGCCGCCGGGGCGGACTGGATTCATGTGGACGTGATGGACGGGCATTTCGTGCCCAACATCACCATCGGGCCGATGGTGGTGAAGGCGCTGCGCCCGCACACGCAAAAGCCTTTCGACG includes the following:
- a CDS encoding inositol-3-phosphate synthase is translated as MKPIKVAVIGVGNCASSLVQGVAYYRANNSSEGLIHDRIGGYGAGDVDFVLGIDVDKRKVGKDISEAIFAGPNCTAIFHADVPASGSKVIMGKILDGVADHMTGMGDKGFILADEPEATKEGIIAAIKDSGAEVLVNFLPVGSQTATEFYMECALEAGVAVVNCMPVFIASRPEWEKKFAEKRLPIVGDDIKAQVGATIVHRVLSSLFAARGVTVERTYQLNTGGNTDFMNMLDRQRLGSKKESKTEAVQAMLATRLEDENIHVGPSDYVPWQKDNKLCFLRLEGAQWGNVPMNLELRLSVEDSPNSAACVMDAIRCCKVALERGEGGALTGPSAYFCKHPPVQFSDDVAAQMVESYIADPAIAAE
- a CDS encoding phosphocholine cytidylyltransferase family protein; this encodes MDALIIAAGYGSRLADISPSKPLTPIAGIPLIELGIRNAKAAGAGKVVVVTGHAADRLEGALPALSDRVGIAVEPVRIGDWSKPNGWSVMAGAEHIAGDYLLMMADHIFAPSILQRLAKQGGADRGVTLAVDQRIDSPLIDPDDATWVETDEKGFIQAIGKTIPIWNVVDCGAFLATPELAAAIGEAIAQGKGGSLSEGMQVLANRGRAATFDIGEDENDAWWMDVDDPRAHELAEALAPRYLAGYFQG
- a CDS encoding DUF2141 domain-containing protein; amino-acid sequence: MPFSPFPLLARRLRVAAAAVAFAAALPATPALADGAPPGCTGPASPHWINVVVENVRNDQGQIAITLYSDDSSKFLVKHGSLYVGRTKAVAGTTNTCIYLPKTGVWVLALYHDENSNQKFDLTSFKMPAEGYGFSNNPPTLLGLPTFSSVRLNVTRDGLTSHIKMKYP